Part of the Candidatus Thiothrix putei genome, CTTCGTTTACCACGAAATGATGGCACATCCGGTATTATTCAGCCACCCTGCGCCTAAGCGCGTGTGCATTATCGGCGGCGGCGACTGTGGTACGTTACGTGAAGTGTTACGCCACCCGGAAGTCGAATCCGCGATTCAAATCGACATTGATGAGCGCGTGACCCGTGTGAGTGAAATGTTTTTCCCGGAACTGTGCGAGTCCAACAATGACCCGCGTGCGACCTTGGCGTTTGAAGATGGCATTGCGTGGATTAATAATGCTGAACCCGGCTCACTGGATGTGCTGATTGTGGATAGCACCGATCCAGTAGGCCCCGGCGCGGTATTGTACAGTGAAGAGTTTTTCCGGGGCTGCTGGCGGGCGCTGGGTGAGAATGGTTTGTTGGTGCAGCAAAGCGAATCACCCTTGGTTCACGCCGAAAAAATCATTAAACCGATGCACGACACCATGCGTCAAGCAGGTTTCAGCGATACCAAACTGCACCAGTTTCAACTGGTGAGCTACCCGACCGGCTGGTGGAGTTGCACAATTGCGGCGAAAGCGGGCAAGGTAGAATTTGCACGGCAAGCCGCAGCAGAGGTACTGACCTTCCCGACCCGCTATTACAATGCAGGGATTCATCAGGGAAGTGCTGCGCTACCGCAGTTTTTGAAAGAGCTGCTGGGCTAATGTTTGAGGGGGTGAGTTATCACCCCCCTTCTTTGGGTAATCACCCTTTGTCTTTTTCTGTGGTGAGTGCGTACCAATCGAAATGCCGTGTTGCCATCATCAGCAAGGCAAGTACCGCAAAGATCAATACACTGCCCATGAGTAGCGCATTTTCTTCAGCCTGTAAAATGATGTAGAGCAAGGTGTATAGCCCTGCTAACCCTGCCCCTAGCAGTAAACCCAGCTTGCGGCTATGCAAAATGGCAGCAAAATACAGCGTTAACAGACTCGTGCTGGCTAAGGCCGCTATGCCATAAGCTTGCAGAAA contains:
- the speE gene encoding polyamine aminopropyltransferase, encoding MTTQPNWFTELSDSGTIFGLELTEAGKLHEEQTPFQKLAIYDTTTFGKLMTLDGCTMVTTRDNFVYHEMMAHPVLFSHPAPKRVCIIGGGDCGTLREVLRHPEVESAIQIDIDERVTRVSEMFFPELCESNNDPRATLAFEDGIAWINNAEPGSLDVLIVDSTDPVGPGAVLYSEEFFRGCWRALGENGLLVQQSESPLVHAEKIIKPMHDTMRQAGFSDTKLHQFQLVSYPTGWWSCTIAAKAGKVEFARQAAAEVLTFPTRYYNAGIHQGSAALPQFLKELLG